ATAAGTCATGGTGTTATGTATGTAGATATGTATCAGTGGGTcagcttaattaaaaaatatgtttatctATAAATAAGCCTTAATTTATATATCACAATaactacaaattttcaaaatattttaatttctaaaataaacgattcaatttttaaaaaataattttgaattttgagtAAACCATTGATGGTACCATAAATCTGATTTTAACAatatagtataaaaattaaatataccatgtatatatttttctacaatttttaagatttttttaattgttatcaaaccaaaatttaattttagctagTGACATGTCGAtgaatttacttaaatttaaaaaaaaaattttatatttaaaaaaaatacaaaaaaacgaAATTGCTTAAAATCCTTTTAATAGCTTAAAATCACTGTCAATATACCCCCGCCGatgagaaataaatttattaggaacaaatatctcttttatttatttatacccCTTAAACTCATAGCTAAATTAAATGTATACTGTGAATtctacaaaaaccaaaaaaaaatacacccaAAATGAACTATTTCAAATAATTGCTATGATAAATAAGTTATTGCAACCCAGCCATAAagatataattttctttaatgataAAACTTAGCAGTGGTTctcaaaagaaataaattatagtttCCGTTTATGAACATCCAAGCCAATACTGACAGGagccaataaaaaatttttaattactgcTAAAATAATGATCTTCTTGCAccgaaatttgatttttttttaaattctaggtTGATGAACTACTGAAAATATGCAAGAGCCATCAAATATGTAAACCAATcagataaaaatttttttgtccagTCATTTAAACTAATCACtgatgaaataaattattgttacaATATGTTTTCGCATCCAAGCCAATAAAATCACTGCTGGGATGAAAAACTCATTACCTacataattttgagaaaatatttttaatcgatttttattGTTGCACTTCCTCcaattgttatatttttgataGTCTTTATCAAGTTTCTATTTTTGTCTCTGCCTGCTTTTTATATTGCaagatgttttataataaatttacttggtccttactaaaattattaactttgttGACTTGTAGGAGTTTATAAAGCCCAAtcatttgataaataaaaaaatcttttctatcTCAATTTTTCGAAAGACCTGAtgatatacattttaattaaatccaaCATTTTTGGCATTTCCCAAATAAGCTATTTGACAGGTTTCTGTGTAGAATCTAGGTGGATTAGACCTATTATTAAGGGGGAAAAATAggaaactataataataaaggaaaaatgtttcaagtatattacgcaaaatataatatatatatattcattaaataattaaaatcttgatatttataaactattctaaaataaatctttGTACTATAGCGTAAGTATTTCTTTAACCAATGTCCACGTTGATCACAGTCACATTTGAATTCACTTCACCATTGGGCTCCAAGAAACTATGTTTCTCATATCGGCACTCGGAGTATTGCAGTAGGGCCATAAGTAGGAACCCTCCCATAATGCATAAGCTTCTTTTCAACCTATAAACTCTACGTTCTTTTTCCCTATTAAGAACctcaaaaaatgttatatataatatagttCCAGCTGAAAGGCCTTCCAAAACCACTGTTATAATCGACATTGTTGTGGTCCTCAGAGATGTCTTTATTGTAACTAATAGTCCGAGAAGAATACCCAGCGGTGACGCCATCGCAAGAGCTGCCATCTGTATTACGATGAATTTTGTTCTGGTTTGCGCAAGTATAAGCTCTACCCCCATGCAAAATAATATAGAAGCAGAATGGATGCTCATCGCTACAAATAGATACCAGATTTCATATTTAAACTTTTGAATTCCAATAGATAAACCTTCGAGAAGCGAGTGTAGAGATAATGCGGCTATAGTCAAGACGCATCTCATAAGATTCTCCTGACCTTTgatgttttcttcttcttctggaCGCAATTTTTCTTCTTCAATGATCGCGTTGTTTGCTCTATCTATTTCTTCTTGAATAGAATGTCTACTTTTTGCACTAATTGTTCTTTGTAGACTGTTTCTACCCTTCCTTTGTACGGTGGGTGtctctttgttttgtttttctggtGTATTAATGTTGCTTTCATAGTTGTATTCTATAAgttgttgatttttttgattcaattCCCATTCTTCTATTGTGGCCACTGCTTTAACTGGTGATATTTTTGCTTTTGAGGTGGGTTTAAAGCTCCTATTTGATCTTGCAGAGTCAGGTTGCGACTTAGGAGTTCTTGAAGTTGATGAAGATACCTGAAAAAGAGAGTCAAGTTAAATCAAAAACAATATCATTAAAACAGATGTtatactaaaagaaaaaaaagcatttgctggcaaaactgaaaataagaaaaatcttaATAGAAGAGAGATAGTgtcaaatatttgaatttacaagtaattattttagatagAGACTAGATTTTCATTTTGGAAATATAGAGATAAATAGAACATTATCAAAATCTTAAGATATAAAACATGTCtttattaattagaaacttcttttttgtgacacacaaAAAATCCTAAAGAACAAATAACAGTTTCTGCAATGACTTTATAATAGAAAacggaaaaaattaataacatcgTAATCATCCAGACTTAGGTAAATGTTATAGTAAGTAATAAATGTTGTAGTAAGCCAGAGGTCTTTGGCGTTCCAATTAGTATTGTCAACtctaaaaaaaacctataaagGCAACACAGAAGAATGTCAAGTTCGGCATTTGGATCTTAAAATCTAACCAGACCCAATGGAGGTTTTCAGTCATAAAACATggtttcctaaaatatttgagGAGAATCtcggtagaaaaaaaaatttacttatgaaatttttttctcgaaTAGTTTCATAACTTGTGATAAATGCGTTTTATCCAATGTGGTCAAAAACTAGACCAGAAGACAATATGCATTCACTTGGTGTGTTCTTTGAACAAAATGTCATCGACGTCCAGTTATTTTTCTTACTAATAGTGGTCCGAGGTTTACCTGATTAAGCTACGAATCTGTCCGAGCAGTAGAGTAATCTAAAACCATGACTTTATAATGAGGTGTTAAGTTACCTGACTGAGAGAGTTGTAAAAAGTTTGAAACAACAGATAGTCGCAGTGGCCAAGTGTATTTCCAGAACAGAAATATATGTTCTGGAATGAATTGAAACAAAGATGTTTGAGATTCatgtataataatatgttaCAGTGATTAAGGATTACAGAAATGGCCAATGTTAGTCAGATATGCAGATTTGATGTCTGTATCTAGAAGAGCAATATTAGATTAAGaagaaatttttgagaaatagcaaaaacaaaaacttcagaatttgTGCCTAAGACTTGTATTTGGCGTAAGGAGAGGGGAGCATATTTCTCATAAGCTAAAGGATGCGGACTGGTTAAATATGTTCAATCGacaaatattatttcttatttgttttttttttataaattatatttgctgACTATTCCGGCGCACAAtaagaaattattcaaaaagtCATTCTCATACTTGATTGCACACtatataaataggtttaaaataaattattttacattgacaaaaaaacttttaaaattaacattaagcTGCTTCTCCTTGGTTAATTATGTGTATGACTATATTTCCTCATCTTCCCTTTCCCtgatattttctttcatatccTGATCCTCTTCCCATGCTCCCGTTAGGtatgttctttcttttttcagtaaaatatttattattaaatttttaaattattgtctttttttttattttttttggcctTAACAGAATTTAGGGACCCTTTGGTGTAAGGGATATCTCTGTAAATCTGCATATTATAGCCTGTGGTTACCTtacattattagattttttatttagttacaaattcttctattttttttttattggtaaatgatgaaattctcaatatttagtggaattttataatatttgaaattttgtaaaagttaatacacctacccttattattattattattattattattattattattattattattattattattattattattattattattgttatcattattaatattattattattattattattattattataactgaCCAATAAGCGCTTccaataagaaaatatataaagaaatttgAATTATCGACAGTTGCAGTACTTGAAGTCTGTAATGATTTGATTTTCCAACACAATGTATTTTGATCAATGATCTTTGAGTTAATGAGAACCTGCTTAAGTTTAAGTCCCAAAATTAACTATTAttgattttggaaattttctttAACTGTATCCACTGATCACGTTTTTTAGGCTCGAATAAATTTGGCAGTTAAGATAATTGGATCCTTAGTGACTACAaaacatacatatttttatttccttcattttaaaacattagAACTTAATAACCctgttagaaatttttttaataatgataaagTTTCAGACAGGTTTTGAGGTCGGTTTAAAACTTCTATTTGACCTTGCTCAGTACGGTTGAGATTTATGAGTTTAGGAAGTTGATAATGATACCTGAAAAAGAAGTTAACTAAGAACCACAATTACGAAAAACATgccattttatattaaaagagaaaaaatcatttaccgGTAAAACTGAAGATAAGAAGGAACTAAATAGAACGGAGATGGTGTctaatagtttaatttaaaataattattttacattaggAACTAGCTTTTCATTTCAGAAATATAGAGATAAATAGAACAttaccaaaacttaaaaatgtacaACACTTCTTCATCAATCAGAAACTTCTTTCTTCATGACATACCTTAACAAAAACTTAAGACTAATCATGGTTCCTTAAAATTGCTGTTTTACGTTGTAGAATTAAGAGCAAATAACAGTTTCTACAATGACTTCTTATAATAGAAAACGGAGAAAACGAATAACATCGTAATTATCCAAACTATCTAAAAGGAAATTGCTATAGTATCAGTGTAAGCGAGATGTCTTTGACATTCCAATTATTATTGTCAGCTGAAGAGAAAAGTCAATAAAGGCAAGACCGAACAATGTCATAATATATTGTTATGATTATCATTGATATTGCTGTTCAATATTTGGATCCTAAAATCCTATTTGGCCCAATGTTTTTAGTCATAAAATATGATTTCCTAAGGGAATCTAATTGAGGGGAATCTCGGTTGAGAGGAAATTACTTACTTATGAAAATTTTTCCCTAAAAAGTTGCAGACATTGTGATAAATGCGTTTTATCCGATGGACTAAAAAATTGGAGTGGAAGATTATATTCATTCAGTTGGTGTGTTGTTTGAACAGTTATTTTTCTTTCCGGTCCGAGGTTTACCTGATTAAGTGATTGTTCATAGCTTAGCTACAAATCTTTCCGAAAAATAGAGTAATCTGCAACCATGACTTTCCAATGAATTGTTAAGTTTCCTGACtgaaaaagttgtaaaaaatttaGACAACAACGGATAGTTGCAGTAACTCAAGTATATTTCCAGAACAGAAACATGAGTTACATCATATCCAGTTCTGGAAGGAATTATTATATAACTAACACATCAAAGGTTTGAGACACAAGTATTATAATATGCTTTACAATGATTGAGGATTAAAGAAATGCCCAATGGAATATCAATCAATAGAGAAATAGCTTATAAATAACCAATAAGCGCTTTCAATAAGAAAATTTGCaacgaaatttaaattacagACAATTGCCGTGGCTGAACCCTGTATTGGTTTGATGttccaaaaaaatgtattttgattAAAGATCTTTGAGTTACAAATGCTATCATAGGTTTTGCAGTTAGAATCAACaaaatatctaatataaacTCAGTGGAAGCAATTGTTAAAACACTACATGGGACTTACGTTACgattaaatttaagtatttatgcaggtttattttttgattaaatccTTTGTAGAAAATcggtatacatattttttacagttttatgaGAAATACCATCCAAATgtccaaataataataaataatgagaGGGGTTCAAGTTTAAGTCCTAAAAACaacttatcatttttttaattgtatccACTGATCATGTTCTCTAAGCTCGAATAAAATTGGCAGTTGAGATAATTAGATTCTTAGTGACTACAAAAcatgaatatttttgtttccttctttcta
The sequence above is a segment of the Anthonomus grandis grandis chromosome 12, icAntGran1.3, whole genome shotgun sequence genome. Coding sequences within it:
- the LOC126742932 gene encoding uncharacterized protein LOC126742932, which translates into the protein MDLSSTKVFVALIFGLWRFFWGILPVKLDRFLRKWEGSSTDSRTFINEKRHQQITCYVALTQSFGGGVLFATCFLHIMKELFLSVEEVKSNWGVMTDYPVSQLIIAFGFFFIYFLEEFTHWMVNNGKKKLDLKHNSKKVSSSTSRTPKSQPDSARSNRSFKPTSKAKISPVKAVATIEEWELNQKNQQLIEYNYESNINTPEKQNKETPTVQRKGRNSLQRTISAKSRHSIQEEIDRANNAIIEEEKLRPEEEENIKGQENLMRCVLTIAALSLHSLLEGLSIGIQKFKYEIWYLFVAMSIHSASILFCMGVELILAQTRTKFIVIQMAALAMASPLGILLGLLVTIKTSLRTTTMSIITVVLEGLSAGTILYITFFEVLNREKERRVYRLKRSLCIMGGFLLMALLQYSECRYEKHSFLEPNGEVNSNVTVINVDIG